A section of the Malus sylvestris chromosome 17, drMalSylv7.2, whole genome shotgun sequence genome encodes:
- the LOC126609753 gene encoding protein BIG GRAIN 1-like B — translation MERWDIKSLPKNREGRSNRHSRDNPSFSSTLLDSIYRSIDEPTAGRDEVVSMREEQRHLIFYKGTMKKKQSTTAATTTSGRLGHGHYKEDQEREIMSLRRACLVEKWMEKKAAENSVPARRNSMADFETTKSRYSHQNEFLTNSSSSSSDSSGGFSSSESDSMYGSKSRSSSSCYSMHRPKPIRTSLSSEKVPFDDHQRNYHHNSQKKHENGFGKTKSKALKIYGDLKKVKQPISPGGRLASFLNSLFNAGHVKKSKIDDLGAERKSLPNLGQMGYSNPSSTCSSASSFSRSCLRKAPLSRSELSGISSSNGDAAKRSVRFCPVSVIVDEDCRPCGQKTLLEARSGLIASAKAAAAIKPPANEDVGLECCVMDVDEDDDHGRRIEEVARDYLIKNYQKKHDEDDEDDDDDDAESYASSDLFELDTAGVEERYREELPVYETTFFDRNRAIANALIL, via the coding sequence ATGGAGAGGTGGGATATCAAATCACTCCCGAAAAACAGAGAAGGCCGCTCCAACCGGCACAGCAGAGACAACCCATCTTTCTCTTCCACCCTCCTCGACTCCATTTACCGTTCCATCGACGAACCCACTGCTGGCCGTGATGAAGTAGTTTCGATGAGAGAAGAACAGCGCCACCTCATTTTCTACAAAGGAACCATGAAGAAAAAACAGAGCACCACCGCCGCCACCACTACTAGCGGCCGACTAGGCCATGGACACTATAAAGAAGACCAGGAGCGTGAAATCATGAGCCTCCGACGAGCCTGCTTGGTCGAGAAATGGATGGAGAAGAAGGCGGCTGAGAACTCCGTACCTGCGCGACGAAATTCCATGGCGGATTTCGAGACGACAAAGTCGAGATACAGTCACCAGAACGAGTTCCTGACGAATTCTAGTTCCAGTTCTTCAGATTCCAGTGGTGGGTTTTCTTCGTCGGAGTCTGACTCCATGTACGGATCAAAATCGAGGTCCTCATCGTCATGCTACAGCATGCACAGGCCGAAGCCAATTCGAACCAGCCTTTCGTCGGAAAAGGTTCCATTTGACGATCACCAGAGAAATTACCATCACAATTCACAGAAGAAGCACGAGAATGGGTTCGGAAAGACGAAATCAAAAGCGCTGAAGATTTACGGCGATTTGAAGAAGGTGAAGCAGCCGATTTCGCCTGGTGGTCGGCTGGCCAGTTTTCTCAATTCTCTGTTCAATGCAGGGCACGTGAAGAAGTCCAAAATTGATGATTTGGGTGCGGAGAGAAAATCGTTACCAAATTTGGGACAAATGGGGTACTCAAACCCGAGTAGTACTTGTTCGTCAGCCTCTTCGTTTTCAAGGTCTTGCTTGCGAAAAGCGCCTCTTTCGAGAAGCGAGTTGAGTGGCATCAGCAGCAGCAATGGTGATGCCGCGAAGAGGTCGGTGAGGTTTTGTCCTGTAAGTGTGATTGTGGATGAGGATTGCCGCCCGTGCGGACAAAAGACTCTACTTGAAGCACGGTCGGGTTTAATAGCCTCGGCTAAAGCTGCTGCGGCCATTAAACCTCCAGCAAATGAAGATGTTGGACTTGAGTGTTGTGTAATGGATGTTGATGAAGACGATGACCATGGCCGAAGAATCGAGGAAGTTGCGAGAGATTACTTGATCAAGAATTATCAGAAGAagcatgatgaagatgatgaggatgatgatgatgatgacgcaGAGAGCTATGCAAGTTCTGATCTCTTTGAGTTGGATACTGCTGGGGTTGAAGAAAGGTACCGTGAAGAATTGCCTGTGTATGAGACTACCTTTTTCGACAGAAATCGAGCCATTGCTAATGCTTTGATTTTGTAA